Within Gilvibacter sp. SZ-19, the genomic segment CCTTGAAAGATGAATCAGGGGCCTACCACAGTAAGATCCAACCGGTCTTTGTGAACATTATCAATTCGTTGGATTTCTATGTAGCGCACAAAGTGCTTAAAGATTGGAAATTCAAAAAGGTTACTCAAGATAAGTCGGGAGAGTTATCGGCCATACTCAATACCGTGGTCTCTATAGATAAATTGCCGCGTTATGTATTCGATAAGATAGAGAAAGAAGGTTTTGTGCTAGAACCTATAATGATGCCACACCGCATTACCTATGATCGGGTAAAATCCGTGCTTCGAGGAGATGTGGACGACCCCGTCCGTCTTATGAAGCTCATTAAACAACACAACGATACCATTCGTTGGGTACTTCGCGATTACGAAAATTACAAGCTGCGACAGTGGGGTGTGGTGGAGCCTCCATTAGCTCGAGTATTGTCTGAGCCCGCCGTGCGATATCAAGAAGCTATGGTGTATTATCACCCAGAGGTACAACGGGCATTCGCTAGGATAGATGCCTACTTGAATACCCCTGAGATCATTGACAATTCCTTTAAGCAGCGCATACAGCGAACCATTAAAGCAGATACGCTGATCAATCCGTATCAGAAGTTCAACAAGCAATAGTTGTTTTGTATCTTTAGGCTTTAATCCTGCCAAATAATGAGATACCTATTTTTGCTTGTATTTCTGCTGAGCCAACCTGTCTTGGGTCAGTATGACAAAATTCTATCAGAAAGAGATCGCGCTACACTAAAAGACGAGATCCTCGCAGATCGATTCAACAATTTACTACCCGAACTTATGGACAAGGCGGGGATAGATATGTGGATCCTGATTGCGCGCGAATACAATGAAGACCCTGTTATGCGCACCATGCTGCCGGCCAAATGGCTCAACGCCAGAAGGCGCACTATGCTGGTGTTTTACAGAGATGCAGCGCAAGGAACCATTGATAAACTGGCCGTGGCCCGCTACAATGTGGGAGAGAATATCAAATCGGCTTGGAACAAAGAAGAAGAACCCGATCAGTGGAAAGCTTTGGTAAGACTTATAAAAGAGCGGAATCCTAAGAAGATCGGCATCAACACTTCGGACTACTTTGGCATTGCAGACGGTTTGGTAAAGACCGATTACGAAGCCTTGTTAGAAGCTTTACCTCCAGAGGAGGAAGCCAAATTGGTCTCCGCAGAAAAACTGGCTATCAGCTGGATAGAGACCCGCACGGCAAAAGAGATGGAGCTCTATAACACCTTGGTTCAAATTACCCACGACATAGTCGCCGAAGCCTTCTCTAGAAAGGTCATCACTCCTGGAGTAACCACTTCAGACGATGTGGTCTGGTGGATGCGTCAAAAGGTGACCGACCTAGGCTTAGCTACCTGGTTTCATCCTACAGTAGATATTCAACGCAGTGATGAGGCCTTAAAAAGCCATATTGAGTCTTTCTCTAACGGCTATAAGGACAAGACCATAATGCCGGGAGATCTGTTGCATTGCGATTTCGGTATCACCTATATTGGGCTGAACACCGACAGCCAACAACACGCTTATGTTCTGCAGGAGGGGGAGACTCAGGTACCTGCGTTTTTGGCCGATGCTTTTAAGCTCGGTAATAGGTTGCAAGATATCTTGACCAATAATTTCGTTACTGGGCAAACCGGAAACCAGATCTTGTTGAAATCTCTTGCAGAAGCTAAAAATGAAGGCCTCAGACCATCGATATATACGCATCCATTAGGTACATACGGCCACAGTAGCGGGCCTACTATTGGAATGTGGGATTCTCAAGGCGGAGTTCCTGTCAATGGCGATTATCCGTTGTATCCGAACACCGTATACGCCATAGAACTCAACACCACGGTTCGTATAGAACCTTGGAATAAGGACATTCGTATCATGCTAGAAGAAGCGGGTTTTTACGGTCCTGATGGTTTCCGTTATGTAAACGAGCGGCAAGAGGCTATAATTCCTATTCCTTCGGATTAATCTTTAATTCCGGGTTGTTTTAAGGTGAAACCTTCTGCCTCTTTGGCGGCATCTACCATTGCTTTAACCTCGGCAAGCAGTGCTTTGGCGTCATAGATGATCCCATCTTTAATGGTGTACTTAACCCCACCTACGCGTACCACCTCATTGTCTTCGGTGAGTTTTATGGCCCCTGTCCCGTAAAGGACTTTGAGGTTTTCTAAAGGATTTTCTTCTATGATCACAAAGTCTGCCAGTTTGCCGATCTGCACAGAGCCAAGGTCTTGGTCAGCACCCAAGGCTTCTGCGCCGTTCAACGTAGCTGCACGGATCACTTCTAAGGGGTGGAAGCCTGCTTCTCGCAACAACTCCAATTCGCGGATATAGGCAAAGCCGTAAAGCTGAAATATAAACCCGGAATCTGAGCCGGCAGTAACGCGCCCGCCACGATTCTTGTATTCGTTGATAAAGGTCATCCACAATCGGTAGTTTTCCTTCCAAGCAACTTCTTCTTCTGTTCCCCAGAAATGCCAATACGATCCATGAGAGATCTTGCTGGGCTGATAAAAACGCCAAAGTGAGGGCAGGGTATAGTCTTCATGCCATTCAGCTCTGCGCGCTCGCATCAAGTCCCGGCTGGCCTCATAGATGTTAAAGGTAGGGTCTAACGTAAAATCTAAGGCTAGAAGCTCGTCCATTACGGCATTCCAATGGTCTGAGAATGGCGCTGCGGCTTGTTGCCAGAGTTTGCCTGCTTCTCCAAAGCGATGTTGCTCGTTTTGATAATTATAATCTAGTGGGTAATTCTGTACCGTTCTGTCGTTGAACAAGGCTTCCGGTAAACCGTACCAATGTTCCATACTGGTTAGACCAGCGCGTGCAGAATGCAGCACATTCCAGCGGGCCACACTCATCTGTGCGTGGTGCATGGCCGAACGCAGTCCTAGTTTTTTATTCTCGTCTAAAGCAGCGGCCATGATCTGTGGTTCGGCGCCAAAGAATTTTATGCCGTCCGCACCACGTGCGGCATTTGCACGTACCCATTTACGGGCCAATTCTGGAGTACTGATCGGCAAGTCATCTAAGGGGTTGAAGCTACTTGAAGTTTGCCCGAAGCCCGTATAAGCGAAAATACGAGGTGCTGTTATACTGTTGGCTGCGGATCTTTTCTTTAGATCCAAGGTCCAGTCGATTCCACGACCAGATGGTTCCCTTACCGTGGTCACCCCATGGGCCATCCAGAGTTTAAAAACATAATCCCAATCGGCTCCTTGGGCCACGCCGCCAATATGCCCGTGCATGTCCACAAAACCAGGTAATAAATACATGCCATTGGCATCCAATTCACGGCCACCGGGTTTAAGTTGAGGTCTGGAAGAATCTTTTATAGCTACTCCAGGGTAGCCCACAACTTGTATTTGCGTGATCCTATTGCCTTCTACTACTATGTCTATCGGGCCTCTTGGCGGAGAGCCGTCACCATTGATCAAGGTAACCCCGCGAATGATAAGCTGATCGTAAGGTCCGTCTCCTTGGGTTTGTGCATAGTTACTGGTGGTAAAAAGTAGTGCCGAGAAAAGGCAAAAGGCAATTTTAAACGCTTTCATATTGGTTGGAATAGTTGTACCAAAAGGTACGGATTTATTTTCTGTTGATGCGATACAAAATGGTCGAAGCAATAAGCCCCAACGTAGCAAAGCCACCGAGCATCAAAAAGACATAACGATAGCCTTGAGCTCCTGGCCAATTGTCTATTAAGTAACCCATGGCCGGACTGGTAAAGATATCTGGGGTGTATCCTATAAGGGAGATCAACCCAACGGCAGTTCCCGTGAGCAAGACAGGGACCTTGCTCTCTTTTAAGGTTGCAAAGTACAAGGCTCTGGCACCATAAATGCCCGTAGCGCATAGCAGCACTCCCATAATGAAGAAGTAAGTGCTATCCGCTTCAATAAAACCGAAGCCAAACAGCGAGGCACCAAAAACACTCAACACAAAGCTTATAACAAGCCACAGTGTCACCTTATTTCTATCGGCCAAAAACCCGAAGAGCAAGCCTGTTATAGGTCGTAAGTATAGCAGGGTAGCACCAGTTTTGGCGGCATCCACTTCGTTATACGCCATGACATCTCTGGCGTAGCGAGAAAAAACATCGGTCAATTTATAACCGACGTAAGCAGATAATATAATGATCATTAAAAGCCAAATGGCTGGGATCTTAAGCACAGAGCGTATTTCTGGCCAGCTTATTTTGTTTAGGGTGGTTTGCTCGTCGGATCCCGTTTTCATGAATAGCCAAACCAATAGGCCGATCACACTTACTATCGCAGTTGTGGTATAGATCACATAAGAGAAAACCTCTTGGCGCTCGGCCGGACTGATCTCTTGAATATCCGCAGAAGAAAAGGCTGCTAAGATCCAAATACCCATGGAAGCAAAAAGGGCACCGACCAATCCGCGTCCGCCATCAAGTATGCCAAAGGCTCGGCCTTGACTTTTGTCTCCACCCCAAATACGAGTGGCTTTGATCATGGCGGCCCAGAACAGAAAAATGGTCGTAAAACCCCAGTATCCGAAGAGTATTTTTAACCCTGATATAGAAGGATAGGTAGCCATATAAAGTCCACCTAGAGCTGTTGCCCAGAGAGAAACAGCCATTAATTTACAGGCTTCGTATTTGTCGGCGAGTGGTCCTCCAAAAACATAAGCTCCAAAAGCCACTATACCGTAAATGGATTGTGCGGCACCAATTTCAAAGTTGGTTATACCAAAGGCGTCTAGAAAAGTCTTCCCAAATACACGAATGAGCACAAAGGGTAAGATAAACACGGCTTCGCCGGCCAAAATGAGCAGGAGCAAATAGAGTGATCGTTGTTGTTTGGATGTTAGCTTAAGGCTCAAATTCTAGTATGAATAAGGCCAAGTTACAACAATTAAACTTGTAGCACGCCCATATTAAAAGGCTTCTCTATTGGAGCATTATTTGCGGCTTCTATCCCCATGCTTATCCAAGTTCTGGTGTCCATAGGGTCAATTACCGCATCGGTCCAAAGGCGAGCAGCAGCATAATAGGGTGAGATCTGCTCGTCATAACGGGCTTTGATCTTGTCGTAAAGGGCAGATTCTTCTTCCTTCGTGATCTCTTTGCCGGCTTTCTTTAAAGAAGCCGTCTCGATCTGTAGCAATACTTTTGCTGCGGAGTTTCCACTCATCACCGCAAGCTCAGCGCTTGGCCAAGCAGCAATAAGGCGCGGGTCATAGGCCTTGCCACACATGGCGTAGTTCCCTGCTCCATAGGAGTTCCCAATGACTATGGTGAACTTAGGAACCACACTGTTACTTACAGCGTTCACCATTTTGGCGCCATCTTTAATAATGCCTCCGTGTTCACTTTTTGAGCCAACCATAAAGCCAGTAACATCTTGTAAGAAGACCAATGGAATTTTCTTCTGATTACAATTGGCTATAAAGCGTGTTGCTTTATCTGCGGAGTCACTGTAGATCACTCCACCGAACTGCATTTCTCCTTTTTTGGTCTTAACGATCTTGCGTTGGTTAGCGACTATCCCTACAGCCCAGCCGTCAATTCGGGCATATCCCGTTAAAATGGTTTGGCCGTAACCGGCTTTGTATTCTTCGAACTCCGAATTATCTACCAAACGCTCTATGATCTCTCGCATATCGTATTGTTCGGCTCTAGAGGCGGGGAGCAGTCCAAAGATCTCTTCCTGGTCTTTGCTAGGCTTGGCTGCCGCAATTCGATTAAAGCCCGCTTTGTTGGAATCGCCCAACTTGCTCATCAGGTTCTTTATGGTGGTCAGCGCGTCGGCATCGTCTTTAGATTTGTAGTCGGTCACCCCAGAGATCTCACAATGGGTAGTAGCGCCACCAAGAGTTTCGTTGTCTATGGTCTCTCCAATGGCCGCTTTAACCAAGTAACTCCCAGCTAAAAAGATACTTCCTGTCTTGTCAACTATTAAGGCTTCGTCGCTCATGATCGGCAAATAAGCGCCTCCGGCAACACAACTGCCCATAACTGCCGCTATCTGCACTATGCCCATGCTACTCATTACTGCGTTGTTCCTAAAAATGCGTCCAAAGTGTTCTTTATCTGGAAAGATCTCGTCTTGCATAGGTAAATACACTCCAGCACTGTCTACCAGATAAATGATAGGCAGGCGATTCTCTATGGCGATCTCTTGGGCTCTTAAGTTCTTTTTAGCTGTGATGGGGAACCAAGCTCCCGCCTTTACGGTGGCATCGTTGGCAACAACCACACATTGTACTCCCTTTACGTAACCAATCTTAACCACAACACCACCAGAAGGGCAGCCGCCGTGCTCTTGATACATGCCATCGGCGACAAAAGCACCGATCTCAATACGCGGTTTTTTTGGATCCAACAAGAAGTCGATCCGCTCACGTGCAGTCATTTTACCTTTTGCGTGCTGCTTTTCGATGCGCTTTTCTCCACCGCCAAGCTTGACTTTGGCCAAACGATTTCTAAGGTCTGATCGGAGTAATTTATTGTGGTCTTCGTTTTTGTTGAAGCTGAGATCCATAAAGTGAATTTTGTCAAAATTACGAAATAAGCTAGGATTCCATCCGCAGTAAAAATATAAAAGCTTCTAAAATATTTACATGGAAATAGTTTCCTTGGAAAATAAATTTATTCTTCCTAACTTTGTATCAGAAATTTAAAACCAGTTATGAAGAAGATAATCGCCTTTGGGGCAAGCAACAGTAAAAACTCGATCAATAAACAATTAGCAACTTATACAGCCAAGCAGGTGGATGGGGCGGAAGTAACCGTCTTGGACTTGAACGACTATCCGCTACCGATCTACGGGATAGATTTGGAGAACGAAGCGGGAATACCTGAAAATGCGCATCGCTTTTTAGAGGAGATTAAAGCTGCAGATGGGATAGTGATCTCTTTTGCAGAACACAATGGAGCCTATGCTACCGTTTTTAAGAACTTATTCGATTGGATGTCGCGTATAGACGGAAAATTGTGGTCTGAGGTTCCTATGTTCCTTATGGCTACTTCGCCTGGAGCCAGAGGCGGACAGACGGTATTAGATATTGCCGCAGGACGCTTTCCTTTTATGGGGGGTAATGTGATCTCCAAATTCTCTTTGCCGAGTTTCGGGTCAAATTTTAGCGAAGAGGGAATAACAGACCAAGAGTTGGCTGCTGCCTTTGAGGCGCAGTTGAATCCTTTTCAAGCAGCTGTAATGGGATAGTTTATGGGCGATCTTTCTAAGGAAATACAATCTAAATTCAGCTCGGAGCGAGCCAAGGCCTTGATCAATATCTTGTATACCGCAAGCTGGATCAGTGGCCACCAGAATGCTTTCTTTAAGCCTTATGGGATCTCTCCGCAGCAATACAACATACTGCGCATCTTGCGCGGAGCAGGTGGACCAATGCCCACACAGACGGTAAAAGAACGGATGATAGATCGCGCTCCCAATGCCACCAGACTTATGGATAAACTGTGTGCGAAAGATTTGATGATCCGTATTCCTTGCGCCTCAGATAGACGCGTAGTGCATGTAGAAATAACCAAAGCCGGATTGGCTTTGTTAGAAGAAATTGGCAGTGATCCGAACAATCACTTGCTGCAAAACTTAACAGTTCAAGAGGCCAAACAGCTCAGTGGGCTTTTGGACAAAATTAGATAAGAAAGGAACATTATAATGAAAAGAGCAAGTGTTAAACAATTAGGTCAGAGTCCCTTTGTGAATATGGGGCCGATAGAACTCAGACAGCCGATCCCTACGCGGAGTATAGATATGGTCGATCCGTTCGTATTGCTGCATCACTACGGGCCGTATGAGATCAGTCCGGAGTCCAACCCCTTTGATCTGGGCCCCCACCCACACCGAGGCTTTGAACCCATTACCTTTTTGATCCAGGGCGAGCAATTGCACCGGGATTCCTTGGGAAATGAGAGTGTGGTTAGAAGTGGAGATGTGCAGTGGACCACAGCGGGCCGCGGTATCATACATGCCGAAGCCCCAACCAAAGAGTTCGTCCAGCGCAGCGGAACCCTAGAAGGGATTCAGCTTTGGTTGAATCTTCCGGCGGCCAAAAAAATGATTCCAGCGAATTACCAGCACGTTCGCGATGCGGAATTTGAGGTGTATAAAGGAGAAGACGGTTTGTCTACCGTACAGATCGTAGCGGGCAACTTAGCCGATAAAAAAGGTAAAATAGCAACCCAAACGGCCGTAAATGCCTTTATGCTTAAAATGGAGGCCGGAGCTGTTTTGGAACTGCCTTTAGATAAGACGCATTATTCCCTGTTGTATCTCTTGCATGGAGCGGTCAATATAAATGGCCAATACAACCTTATGGAAAAAGCCGATCAATTGGTTACTTTTGAGCAAGACGGTGATAGTGTGTTAATTAAGGCCAATGAGGCT encodes:
- a CDS encoding M24 family metallopeptidase, translated to MRYLFLLVFLLSQPVLGQYDKILSERDRATLKDEILADRFNNLLPELMDKAGIDMWILIAREYNEDPVMRTMLPAKWLNARRRTMLVFYRDAAQGTIDKLAVARYNVGENIKSAWNKEEEPDQWKALVRLIKERNPKKIGINTSDYFGIADGLVKTDYEALLEALPPEEEAKLVSAEKLAISWIETRTAKEMELYNTLVQITHDIVAEAFSRKVITPGVTTSDDVVWWMRQKVTDLGLATWFHPTVDIQRSDEALKSHIESFSNGYKDKTIMPGDLLHCDFGITYIGLNTDSQQHAYVLQEGETQVPAFLADAFKLGNRLQDILTNNFVTGQTGNQILLKSLAEAKNEGLRPSIYTHPLGTYGHSSGPTIGMWDSQGGVPVNGDYPLYPNTVYAIELNTTVRIEPWNKDIRIMLEEAGFYGPDGFRYVNERQEAIIPIPSD
- a CDS encoding amidohydrolase family protein, with the protein product MKAFKIAFCLFSALLFTTSNYAQTQGDGPYDQLIIRGVTLINGDGSPPRGPIDIVVEGNRITQIQVVGYPGVAIKDSSRPQLKPGGRELDANGMYLLPGFVDMHGHIGGVAQGADWDYVFKLWMAHGVTTVREPSGRGIDWTLDLKKRSAANSITAPRIFAYTGFGQTSSSFNPLDDLPISTPELARKWVRANAARGADGIKFFGAEPQIMAAALDENKKLGLRSAMHHAQMSVARWNVLHSARAGLTSMEHWYGLPEALFNDRTVQNYPLDYNYQNEQHRFGEAGKLWQQAAAPFSDHWNAVMDELLALDFTLDPTFNIYEASRDLMRARRAEWHEDYTLPSLWRFYQPSKISHGSYWHFWGTEEEVAWKENYRLWMTFINEYKNRGGRVTAGSDSGFIFQLYGFAYIRELELLREAGFHPLEVIRAATLNGAEALGADQDLGSVQIGKLADFVIIEENPLENLKVLYGTGAIKLTEDNEVVRVGGVKYTIKDGIIYDAKALLAEVKAMVDAAKEAEGFTLKQPGIKD
- a CDS encoding nitrate/nitrite transporter → MSLKLTSKQQRSLYLLLLILAGEAVFILPFVLIRVFGKTFLDAFGITNFEIGAAQSIYGIVAFGAYVFGGPLADKYEACKLMAVSLWATALGGLYMATYPSISGLKILFGYWGFTTIFLFWAAMIKATRIWGGDKSQGRAFGILDGGRGLVGALFASMGIWILAAFSSADIQEISPAERQEVFSYVIYTTTAIVSVIGLLVWLFMKTGSDEQTTLNKISWPEIRSVLKIPAIWLLMIIILSAYVGYKLTDVFSRYARDVMAYNEVDAAKTGATLLYLRPITGLLFGFLADRNKVTLWLVISFVLSVFGASLFGFGFIEADSTYFFIMGVLLCATGIYGARALYFATLKESKVPVLLTGTAVGLISLIGYTPDIFTSPAMGYLIDNWPGAQGYRYVFLMLGGFATLGLIASTILYRINRK
- a CDS encoding acyl-CoA carboxylase subunit beta, giving the protein MDLSFNKNEDHNKLLRSDLRNRLAKVKLGGGEKRIEKQHAKGKMTARERIDFLLDPKKPRIEIGAFVADGMYQEHGGCPSGGVVVKIGYVKGVQCVVVANDATVKAGAWFPITAKKNLRAQEIAIENRLPIIYLVDSAGVYLPMQDEIFPDKEHFGRIFRNNAVMSSMGIVQIAAVMGSCVAGGAYLPIMSDEALIVDKTGSIFLAGSYLVKAAIGETIDNETLGGATTHCEISGVTDYKSKDDADALTTIKNLMSKLGDSNKAGFNRIAAAKPSKDQEEIFGLLPASRAEQYDMREIIERLVDNSEFEEYKAGYGQTILTGYARIDGWAVGIVANQRKIVKTKKGEMQFGGVIYSDSADKATRFIANCNQKKIPLVFLQDVTGFMVGSKSEHGGIIKDGAKMVNAVSNSVVPKFTIVIGNSYGAGNYAMCGKAYDPRLIAAWPSAELAVMSGNSAAKVLLQIETASLKKAGKEITKEEESALYDKIKARYDEQISPYYAAARLWTDAVIDPMDTRTWISMGIEAANNAPIEKPFNMGVLQV
- a CDS encoding NADPH-dependent FMN reductase; this encodes MKKIIAFGASNSKNSINKQLATYTAKQVDGAEVTVLDLNDYPLPIYGIDLENEAGIPENAHRFLEEIKAADGIVISFAEHNGAYATVFKNLFDWMSRIDGKLWSEVPMFLMATSPGARGGQTVLDIAAGRFPFMGGNVISKFSLPSFGSNFSEEGITDQELAAAFEAQLNPFQAAVMG
- a CDS encoding MarR family winged helix-turn-helix transcriptional regulator; this translates as MGDLSKEIQSKFSSERAKALINILYTASWISGHQNAFFKPYGISPQQYNILRILRGAGGPMPTQTVKERMIDRAPNATRLMDKLCAKDLMIRIPCASDRRVVHVEITKAGLALLEEIGSDPNNHLLQNLTVQEAKQLSGLLDKIR
- a CDS encoding pirin family protein, producing MKRASVKQLGQSPFVNMGPIELRQPIPTRSIDMVDPFVLLHHYGPYEISPESNPFDLGPHPHRGFEPITFLIQGEQLHRDSLGNESVVRSGDVQWTTAGRGIIHAEAPTKEFVQRSGTLEGIQLWLNLPAAKKMIPANYQHVRDAEFEVYKGEDGLSTVQIVAGNLADKKGKIATQTAVNAFMLKMEAGAVLELPLDKTHYSLLYLLHGAVNINGQYNLMEKADQLVTFEQDGDSVLIKANEAAQLLFLSGEPFHEEVASWGPYVMNTQTEIMEALRDYQMGKMGYLSVSAG